The genome window GTCTTTTTTGTCGAGAGTAAATTGTACGAATTCGAAATCTTAATGCATCTGTTCTCATGAGGTTCTTATGTTTTCTTCTAAGCTATTTTGGAAAGTAACTTTCTATTTCGCTCTTCTCCTTATTATTCTTTCGGCAACCACTGTTGTCACACTCTACTTTTTAAGACAAATTCAGAATAATTATTCTCAAGCATCAGTAGATATGACCACAACGTCCCACTTGGATCGCTTGAGGAATTTGGTCGTTGATATCCAATCCGCTGCAGATGAATATATGTACACAGGCCTTCCTGAGAAGAGAATCATATACGATAAATGTTGGAAGGATTTCGATAATGAAATTATTGCTCTTCAGAGAAGCTATAAAGATTCGGTCGATCTGCAGACACTGAAACAGATACGCGCTTCCTTTTATGCATGGGTTGCAAATATTGGAGACAAGAAAATATTGCTTGCCTCTTCCAATCTGGACAGTGATAAACTTGGGAAGGAGATTCATTCCTTAGGCAGTCAACAATCATCCAATCGGTATCTTGAATTGGCTCATATGCTGATCCGTACATTATATCAACAACGTTTGACATCAGTACCAAAGAATATCGAGAACTCTATTGACTTATCAAAAAATATAGCATCGTTCGTCGTTCTCGTGAATATTCTGATTGCCGTTTTTGCTATGGCTCTCGGATTTATTTTGACGCGGTCTATCACAAAGCCGGTCGAACAATTACGCGGTGGCACGCAGAACATTATGAACGGTATGTTTGAGCCGATTACATTGCATCAGCGAGATGAATTTGGAGATCTCGCGAGTGATTTCAACCAGATGTCCAAAATGTTGCAATATAATTACAACCGTTTAACGGCATATTCAGAACTAATGACGGCGTTGAACAAACATGAATCTCTGGCGACTGTAGAACAAGCCAGTTTGCAAATATTGTGTTCACACACGGATGCTTCTGTCGGTGCGCTGTATCTTCTTGAAAATGATTCCAATATGTTAAAGTTAGTGAGCGGGTATTCCCTCCAGAACATCGAAAACAGAACTCAGTACAGAATAGGAGAAGGAATTCCAGGCCAATGTGCCGCGATGAAACAAGCTATTGAAGTCAGCGACTTTGTGACCGCCAAAGATTATATTATTGATACTGGTCTCGTGAGTGTTATTCCCTCATACATTCTGGCTACGCCAATTTTGTTCCAGGATAATCTTATCGGGGTGATTGTGTTGGGATCTATGAAATCCTTTGATGAACATCGACGAGAGATCATGGATAATTCCGTTCCACAAATCGGCGTTGCTATCACCAATGCAAAGAATCTGGAATCAACGAAAAAGCTTTCCAATGAAATCGCGACAAAGAATAATGAACTCAATGGTAAAAATACAGAACTGCAGAAAGCATATCGGGTGAAGTCAGACTTCCTTTCGAATATGTCCCATGAACTGCGGACCCCGCTTAATTCCATTATCGGTTTTACGTCGGTTTTGTTAGGGCCACATGGTGATCCGCTTACTACCGACCAGGCAAAAGCGTTGGAAAAAGTTTTAAAGAACGGGAAGCACTTGCTTGAACTCATTAACGATATTCTTGATTTCTCAAAAATTGAAGCAGGCAGGACACCAATCAATCTGAGCACAGATGAAGTTGCAGATATCATCTCAAATGCATTGGTGACCGTGGAACCAATGGTGATCGGAAAAGACGTGAAACTTGTGCAAGAAGTTGAACCCAATCTACCTTTGTTGAATACCGATACGCTCAAGGTCAAGCAAATCCTCTTGAACCTTTTGAGCAATGCTGCGAAGTTCACCGAGCACGGTGCAATTACAGTTATCGCTAAAAAACAAAACGATATGGTCTCAATCTCTGTCAAAGATGACGGTATTGGAATTGAACCTAAGAATCTTAATCGTGTATTTGAGGAATTTCAACAGATAGATTCGAGCAACGCCAGAAAGTACAAAGGCACGGGTTTGGGCTTAGCAATAGCAAAAAATTATGCACGTCTTCTCGGCGGAAGTTTGACAGTGCACAGTGAAATTGGAAAAGGTTCTACTTTCACACTTGTCATCCCTCCAGTGATTTCTGATGAAAAGCTTCTCAAACCAAATGATGAAACACCAGATGTAAAAAATGTCGTCGGTACTCCAGTATCACAATCTGTAGCAGAACAATTACCTGCACTCTCAACAGGTATTCTTGTCCTCTGTATAGATGATAATCCAGAGGTTATTGATCTGCTCCGCAGGTATTTAATTCCGGAAGGGTATTCTGTCAAAAGTGCCTCATCGGGAGATGAAGGCATGCAGCTTGCAGAGGAGCTTCATCCCGCAGTTATTACGTTGGATATTATGATGCCTGAGAAGGATGGCTGGCAAGTATTGCGGGAATTGAAAAGTAATCCGGCGACAAAAGATATTCCTGTCATTATTCATTCTATAGTTGAAAATCGACCGCTGGCACTTTCACTTGGCGCACTGGAAGTAGTTACAAAACCTTCTGATCCGAAGAAAATTTTGGACATTGTAGAACGCGCTTGCCGCTCCAACAATCAGCCAATTATGATTGTCGATGACAACGAGGATTTTGCCGACTCGTTGAAGATTATGCTTGAAGCTGAAGGATTTCGTGCTACAGCGTTGTACAGCGGCGAAGAGGCACTCAAGAATATTGAAACCATCAATCCATCGCTTTTATTCCTCGATCTTATCATGCCCGGTATTGACGGATTCGCCGTTGTTCAGCGGCTTCGGTCTCAGGAACGATGGCAGAACCTTCCGATCGTGATTCTCTCGGGAGCCGATATTACAAACGAGCAACGTCAGAGTCTGAATAAACTTATTGCAGAGTATATAGACAAAGGACACTTTTCGAAGGAACTTATTTCGAGCACGATTAAAAAAATTGTTTCACTGTCACATAGATAAAGAAAGAAGAAAATTCTATGGAACCTACAGAACCTACTATTCTTGTTGTAGATGACACAGAGGATAATCTTGATTTGCTGGAGTTTGCTCTCAAGCGGAAACCGGTGCATATGCTGCGTGCGAGCAGCGGCAAAGAATGTTTACAACTTGCAGCACAGCATCACCCTGATGTCATTCTGTTAGATATTCAAATGCCGGAAATGGATGGGTTTGAAACGCTCAAACGTCTGCGCGCATCAAAAAAAAGCGCAGATATTCCTGTCATTTTTCTTACGGCAAGGAGAAAAGATGCCTTAAGCATTGAACAAGGTCTATTACTCGGAGCAGAAGAGTATTTAACGAAACCTATTGACACAGACGAATTAATCGTGCGCACACGTTCGCTTGTTCGTCTCAAGAAAATGGAAGTTGAACTTGAGCGAACAAAAGCAGATTTTATGGCGATGCTTATACACGATATGCGCAGTCCAATAGGCGGCATCAGCAGTATACTTGAATTATTGGAAGAACCATTGATTCGGGGCGAAGTAGTACAAGAAGTGCACAAGGAATTGCTCACTTCCGCGGAAGATGCAACCAAGAGATTGCTCCATTTGATTAATGATATGCTTGATCTTTCAAAATTTGAAGCCGGTAAAATGAATTTGAGCCGCGAGTATATCCACATTGGTAAAATTGCGGATAAGATAATGAATCAGATGCATCCTCAATTCAAGCAAAAGGGGATTCACACCAAGCTCGTACTGGAAGATGACCTTCCACTTATTTCTGCTGATTCAAACAAAATATCGCAGGTGTTTGCTAATATTCTCAGTAATGCATTAAAATTTACATTATCGAACGGAACCGTTCAAATTGTAATAGGAAAAATGCAGGAGGGCACTTCTGCGGGTGAATGCGTGTGGACGGCTATCACGAACACAGGCATAGGAATCCTTCCAGAAGAATTACCAACCATATTCGAACGGTACAA of Ignavibacteriales bacterium contains these proteins:
- a CDS encoding response regulator; this translates as MFSSKLFWKVTFYFALLLIILSATTVVTLYFLRQIQNNYSQASVDMTTTSHLDRLRNLVVDIQSAADEYMYTGLPEKRIIYDKCWKDFDNEIIALQRSYKDSVDLQTLKQIRASFYAWVANIGDKKILLASSNLDSDKLGKEIHSLGSQQSSNRYLELAHMLIRTLYQQRLTSVPKNIENSIDLSKNIASFVVLVNILIAVFAMALGFILTRSITKPVEQLRGGTQNIMNGMFEPITLHQRDEFGDLASDFNQMSKMLQYNYNRLTAYSELMTALNKHESLATVEQASLQILCSHTDASVGALYLLENDSNMLKLVSGYSLQNIENRTQYRIGEGIPGQCAAMKQAIEVSDFVTAKDYIIDTGLVSVIPSYILATPILFQDNLIGVIVLGSMKSFDEHRREIMDNSVPQIGVAITNAKNLESTKKLSNEIATKNNELNGKNTELQKAYRVKSDFLSNMSHELRTPLNSIIGFTSVLLGPHGDPLTTDQAKALEKVLKNGKHLLELINDILDFSKIEAGRTPINLSTDEVADIISNALVTVEPMVIGKDVKLVQEVEPNLPLLNTDTLKVKQILLNLLSNAAKFTEHGAITVIAKKQNDMVSISVKDDGIGIEPKNLNRVFEEFQQIDSSNARKYKGTGLGLAIAKNYARLLGGSLTVHSEIGKGSTFTLVIPPVISDEKLLKPNDETPDVKNVVGTPVSQSVAEQLPALSTGILVLCIDDNPEVIDLLRRYLIPEGYSVKSASSGDEGMQLAEELHPAVITLDIMMPEKDGWQVLRELKSNPATKDIPVIIHSIVENRPLALSLGALEVVTKPSDPKKILDIVERACRSNNQPIMIVDDNEDFADSLKIMLEAEGFRATALYSGEEALKNIETINPSLLFLDLIMPGIDGFAVVQRLRSQERWQNLPIVILSGADITNEQRQSLNKLIAEYIDKGHFSKELISSTIKKIVSLSHR
- a CDS encoding hybrid sensor histidine kinase/response regulator; amino-acid sequence: MEPTEPTILVVDDTEDNLDLLEFALKRKPVHMLRASSGKECLQLAAQHHPDVILLDIQMPEMDGFETLKRLRASKKSADIPVIFLTARRKDALSIEQGLLLGAEEYLTKPIDTDELIVRTRSLVRLKKMEVELERTKADFMAMLIHDMRSPIGGISSILELLEEPLIRGEVVQEVHKELLTSAEDATKRLLHLINDMLDLSKFEAGKMNLSREYIHIGKIADKIMNQMHPQFKQKGIHTKLVLEDDLPLISADSNKISQVFANILSNALKFTLSNGTVQIVIGKMQEGTSAGECVWTAITNTGIGILPEELPTIFERYKQGIASEIVQAKGTGLGLAICKLIVDAHGGSITAESEPGKLTVFRFTLPVNAPAEN